The DNA window TATTCACATTTTTCCAGCAGTGATAGCGCAATATTTCGAGACCTTTGTTCGATTTTATTGAATAACCTTTTGGGCCTTAAGCGGCGGGATTATGGGGAAAAAGCGGCTTGTGATATTCTTCGCGTCCAAAGCTAAAAACGGGCTAACCCATTACCAAACCGTTGCTAACGCTTGATACAGCAGCGATGAAACAAGGAATACCGAACGTGAAATCTCCGCTCGCGGCATTGTCTGCCCAACTGGGCGAGCTGATGCTCCGTGATCAACAGCGCCTGCAACGTCGGCTGCAGGGCGCACGAAAAATCAAAAATCCCGATGCTCAATTGGCGGCTGCCGTTGAAATCGAAAGTGACATGGCGCTGGCGTTGCGTAAGGTGCAATCCCGCGCTGCGACCTGCCCGAAAATAACCTATCCGGAAAAACCTGCCGGTCAGCCAGAAAAAGCAGGATATTCTGCAGGCGATCCGTGACCA is part of the Serratia quinivorans genome and encodes:
- a CDS encoding ATP-dependent RNA helicase HrpA, with the translated sequence MKSPLAALSAQLGELMLRDQQRLQRRLQGARKIKNPDAQLAAAVEIESDMALALRKVQSRAATCPKITYPEKPAGQPEKAGYSAGDP